The sequence GCTGATCAGTACCCGTCTTCCCTTCACTACGTAATAAGCCTTTGAATAATTCCCATGGCGGCTTCTTGATACCATACAAGTCTATATGTCGAATATCATGGCATTCAATAGGCATTCCACAAACGAATTTCTGTAAATAGCTTAAGAGATCTCTTTCattatattgctgaaatttcatCCCCGTTGGAACACTTCGTTGTTTTATTCGTTTAAACGAAAAAATAATGTGAACTCCCAACTTTAATTAGATAAACAAAGAAGGACCTAAGAAGACGTAGAAATAATTCTCATGTGGCAATCCCTATTTATTATTACAATATACTAGAAAACCAAATTAAACTAGGATCATAAAACCTATTCCTGTATTAATCTAGGAGAAACAAATCCTAATTAgacatgaattaaataaatacCAAATTCTAAACAATATTGGTTTCCTACTCCAATCCAACTTTGAATTATTATTACAACAACTATGATATTAAAAGAAGTCAAATATGTTCCATAAATTGAAGTACGATTTTCCAAAGCTACTTTGTAATTCTTCTTAACTTGTTGCCAGTGTAGTGTAATAACTACAAAATTAATGTTGAAAACAACACATTCACAAGGAGCTCGGTGGCTGGTGGCATGCAATATGATGTCAAAGTAAAGAGAGTACAAAAATACGGCTAGATGAATTGATTATTCCTAGTGAAGATCATCATCTCCAGTAACTTAAAATCTCTCCATCTAGGTAGGTGAGATGTCCCTATCACTAAATTTGTTCTGCAATTTCTGGCTATTTTAATGCCATGTGACATGTCTTATTACTTATTCACACAAAGTTACAAGTGTACTGTACTCGCCGCATTCATCAATTTCACCATGTTCTCAACTCATCTCAACAATCCTAAAGTTGGAATTGAATCTAGCTAGGATTTTTAACTTGCCAACTCTTGCACAAGGAGAAGCAAAagttattgaatgcattatcaatctcagttttaaaattcaaaattgaaatctTGAAGTTACATATTCTGCAACTCCTTTGCTACTCTAGCTTATTGCTTCCCTATCCAAGTTCATCTTTGGATTTTCTGACAAATTAAACCGCATTCTATCTATATGACCAAATAATACTGCTTTATAATTACTCTGTAAAAAATATGGCATGATCCAGAGAAGGAATCTTTATGcatctaaattttttatataacatGATAATGATCTTTTGAAAACATACTAGATGCTATGTTACAGAAGTCAGATCAGAGGAGCCCTTACTTCTTAAACAACTATTTGAAATTGAAATCTTAATTTCTTTGAATAAACATTACATATTTACAGATTACACCAAGAATAACTCTTTCACTTTCCAATAGTAGTAACGTCATGTTTTTTTCCAATAGACGGATTGCAATATAGTACCAATCAATGGATCTACCATGGCTCAATCCCGAATTAGTAGGACAGAGTCCCAATATATacactcaaaatcaaaatactacAATTTTTAACTCTCAAAAGAATCTTATCTAGTATCTTCTTTAATATATTAGTCCAAGGGATTTAACCAACACTCCTGAGGCTTGTAACGGTTCCTCACAGTATCCTGGCAATAATTGTAAACCACAAAGTTCCTCTGGACCCAAGCATAATCAGTCTTCTGTTTACTTGATAAGTGCCAAGCACTGTACTGATCCCACCAGTGCTGTGTGGTGGTGGAAGCACAAGCAGGGTAAGGATTTTTCCATGTACAAGCATCTATAGTGAAGTCCTTATAAGATGCTACAAATGGTGCATTTTTCCAGTTTATCTTGTCTAAGCCTCCTCTAGTAGCCCAATTATCTGCATTCCATATGCTAGAAAACACGTACATTGGCCTCTGGGCAGGAAAGAAATTGTTCGTGTGATTCGCGTTCTTGTATATCCTTATTGGTACCTTATCCACAAAAAACCTGCATTTACAAGAATGTAGTCATCAACCTCGCGTTAATCTCAAATAATTTGTGTTCAACATATATATGAATCTTCTATATCCATTTCGTTATGTTCAAGTCCAATTCAAATTCACGAGAATCTTGATGTTAGTAGTAATTTCAAATGACCATTCTCTCAAGTCTCATATACAAGTTTTTTCCGCCAAGTTTATTTTCGAAAAATTGTGACCATGGTGTTATGATCGGAGAAACAAAAAGTCACCGATGGATACAGTAAGATGGTTGGAATCCCTTTATCCGTAACCAAAGTGTGATTCAGACTCCAGGAACAGTGTGGTAAAGCCAGAATTTTCGctaaaagattcaaaatataaagaaaacacAAAAGAAACCAATGAGATTCATCctccactatatatatatatatatagtgtaatttTCTAGCGAAAAGGATTCAAATGAAGTACATTTTACAATAAAGTATATTTTACATCTTTAATGGATCTACTAGACGTGAATTCTACAACTTTATCCTTACACCCCCACATAGGGATGAAGTACATTTCTCTAGGAAACATATTACCTCCTTAATAGATCTACCCCCACGCTTATTTCAATTAGTTTAATCATTAAACTTCGAATGTCGAATGgttaaacaagaaaaatatctaggttgaaaagtgaaaaaagaactTACACAATGTTATGAGAGTTCCAAAGAATGGAATAAGTATGGAAGTCTAGAGTAGGGTCAAACCATAGTTGATGCCTCATCTCACGTCCACCACTACCATTGTTGTACACATTTGTTTGAATAAGATAAGGCTGCCCTGTTCTGTTTCCCAAGAACTCAAAATCTATCTCATCCCTCAATGGCCCTGCCTCTACTTCTGAACACATCTGCACCCAATGTGCCAACAAAAAATATATGAAGGAAATCCCCATTACacatatatattagaaaaaaaaaaaaaaaaaaaaagcagcccCAGTGCACTAAAAATTCCGCTATGCGCAGCGTCAGGGAAAGACCGGACCACGAAGGTCTATTGTACGCGGTCTCACCTTATATTTCGGCAAGAGgctgatgataataataatgcaCGAAGTGTCTTAGTGAACTTACATAAAATGCTGTTACAACACCAGCAGAATCACCTCCTACTAATTTCAACTTTGTACTAAACCAACCAAATCTATAGCTCTGCTTAGTCATGAAGCCACAATCTGACATaccaaaaaaacataaatatgttcaaatttcaagaaaacaaaaaaaggaatgtaaataaaaaataacgtgtattttgaattcttggatttAACATACCTGATACTTGGTCTAATGTAAGATACCAGATCTGTCCATCTTGAGAAGTCTTGAAATGTGTACCTGGACAacttttgctgaaattttcttCAAATGCACCTTTGAATACAGCATCTGATGGTGAAAAAAGGGTAGCCATTAGTGCTAAAACTAAGAGAAAAGCAACCATTGAAAAAACATATTTCTCCATggtttttttaatcttttgaatGAAGATAGGCTTGTAAGCTGGATCCTTTAGGAATGACAACGTTTTATTTATTATACGCGGTTTGTTACCTTTGTGTAATGTTAAGGGCACTTGTGGAAATGAaatttttttgctcatttttatttattactctATCAAAATCTTCGAGTAAATAATAAAgatgttgtcatgtgatcagaagatcattcattcattccaTGGACATAGCGTAACTATAGCCAAATATTTGGTGCTCTGACATCATTAAATTTGATtcaaattagatataattatataaaaatatataaaatcttaGATTTAGAAATATATccaataagtttaaaaaatagttAGGTGTTTTAGTTTTCAAACGAAACCTTAAAACTTTAGATATTAATGTGTGTTCGAATCTTTCGTACATCCACATTTCCTAAATCTTGAATCCAGCACTGACCATGAAAAAAGCATCTTGTAAAAATGTGAGTAAGGTTTCGACTTTTTCCAAACTCCGCGCATGGAGGAAGTTCAAGGCCACCGAAATGTCCTTTTCTCTCTTATCTTTTCTCCTCGAGAGACGAAATAAGACCAAGGACTAAAAAAGAATGA comes from Capsicum annuum cultivar UCD-10X-F1 chromosome 2, UCD10Xv1.1, whole genome shotgun sequence and encodes:
- the LOC107859551 gene encoding probable xyloglucan endotransglucosylase/hydrolase protein 8 isoform X2, with the protein product MEKYVFSMVAFLLVLALMATLFSPSDAVFKGAFEENFSKSCPGTHFKTSQDGQIWYLTLDQVSDCGFMTKQSYRFGWFSTKLKLVGGDSAGVVTAFYMCSEVEAGPLRDEIDFEFLGNRTGQPYLIQTNVYNNGSGGREMRHQLWFFVDKVPIRIYKNANHTNNFFPAQRPMYVFSSIWNADNWATRGGLDKINWKNAPFVASYKDFTIDACTWKNPYPACASTTTQHWWDQYSAWHLSSKQKTDYAWVQRNFVVYNYCQDTVRNRYKPQECWLNPLD
- the LOC107859551 gene encoding probable xyloglucan endotransglucosylase/hydrolase protein 8 isoform X1 — encoded protein: MEKYVFSMVAFLLVLALMATLFSPSDAVFKGAFEENFSKSCPGTHFKTSQDGQIWYLTLDQVSDCGFMTKQSYRFGWFSTKLKLVGGDSAGVVTAFYMCSEVEAGPLRDEIDFEFLGNRTGQPYLIQTNVYNNGSGGREMRHQLWFDPTLDFHTYSILWNSHNIVFFVDKVPIRIYKNANHTNNFFPAQRPMYVFSSIWNADNWATRGGLDKINWKNAPFVASYKDFTIDACTWKNPYPACASTTTQHWWDQYSAWHLSSKQKTDYAWVQRNFVVYNYCQDTVRNRYKPQECWLNPLD